One window of Amaranthus tricolor cultivar Red isolate AtriRed21 chromosome 13, ASM2621246v1, whole genome shotgun sequence genomic DNA carries:
- the LOC130798617 gene encoding peroxidase 27-like yields the protein MTTKIFQKLFSFFLLLAMVNAQELSLDYYKYSCPGVEDIAKRITEQYISNIPGFAPGLLRMVFHDCFVRGCDGSVLIDPTESNNRTEKTALPNVTLRGYEVVNAIKSALEKQCPGVVSCADILALSSRDAIRTINGPFWEVPLGRKDGKISLASDADTLLPSPFFNFSSLKQNFASLGLTTKDLVVLLGSHTIGQGHCFVFQSRLYNFSGRGDTDPSLSPSYAAFLKTKCTPNPNDTQSVVPLDRITPRVFDENYYVMVSQNKGLFHSDAALLTNRATKSYIYQQIKTKRSTFAQDFSVSMSKMIKLGVLTGYQGEVRKTCGAVNT from the exons ATGACAACTAAGATATTTCAAAAGTTGTTCTCCTTCTTTTTGTTGCTTGCCATGGTGAACGCTCAAGAATTGTCTTTAGATTATTACAAGTACTCGTGCCCTGGTGTCGAGGACATTGCTAAAAGGATTACTGAGCAATATATTTCGAATATTCCCGGCTTTGCTCCCGGTTTGCTTAGAATGGTCTTTCATGACTGTTTTGTTAGG gggTGTGATGGTTCTGTATTAATAGATCCAACGGAGTCCAACAACCGAACGGAGAAGACTGCTCTTCCCAACGTGACACTCAGGGGGTACGAAGTCGTTAATGCTATTAAATCTGCTCTAGAAAAACAATGTCCTGGTGTTGTTTCTTGTGCTGATATATTAGCTTTATCTTCTCGAGATGCCATCCGAACG ATAAATGGACCTTTTTGGGAAGTTCCTCTTGGTAGAAAGGATGGAAAAATCTCATTGGCTTCAGATGCAGATACTCTTTTACCATCTCCATTTTTCAACTTCTCAAGTCTTAAACAAAACTTTGCATCATTGGGTCTAACTACAAAGGATTTGGTAGTCTTATTAg GTTCGCACACCATTGGACAAGGTCACTGCTTCGTCTTTCAGAGCCGACTATACAACTTCTCGGGACGAGGAGACACAGACCCTTCATTATCTCCTAGTTATGCTGCATTCTTAAAGACTAAATGCACGCCAAATCCAAATGACACCCAATCAGTTGTTCCATTGGATAGGATTACACCAAgagtttttgatgaaaattacTACGTTATGGTAAGCCAAAATAAAGGGCTATTCCATTCTGATGCAGCCCTTTTGACTAATCGTGCGACTAAGAGCTATATCTACCAACAAATTAAAACTAAGAGATCAACTTTTGCTCAAGATTTTAGTGTGTCTATGTCTAAGATGATCAAACTTGGGGTTCTTACTGGTTATCAAGGTGAAGTTAGGAAGACATGTGGTGCTGTCAATACATAA